DNA from Ictalurus punctatus breed USDA103 chromosome 7, Coco_2.0, whole genome shotgun sequence:
GCATTGGCAGtgttcaatcacacacacacacactcaaacatgTCTGCCCGTACACTGTGCTAAACTAGTATAGATATATGACGTTAGTGCTGTTGGTCTGTATTTCTATACTGCTGTATAcacaataaaatgtgtgtgttaggtgaATTTCAGAGGAACCCCCACCAAGCTGGTTCGCATCAGAAACCCCTGGGGAGAGGTGGAGTGGACTGGAGCTTGGAGCGATAAGTAAGAAGGAGAAGTCTTTAAGCAGAACATAATACGGAACACTGATGATATGACGCTGCTCATACTGCTGTGCTGTTTTCAGTGCTAGAGAGTGGGACAGTGTGGACCCGTCCACCAGGAGCAAACTGAATAACCGCAGCGAGGACGGAGAGTTctggtaagtgtgtgtgtgtgtgtgtttatgtgatgATTTATGAAGTTTTGCTTTATTACTAATTTCAATGCATCATTACTgacctctctttccctctcttttctccttctctctctctgtttctgttttgtctctcactttctctcaatttctcttttctgtctgtctgtctgtgtctgtctgtctgtctatctatcttctCACTTTCCCTCTCCCTATTTCTGTCTTCATTTCTATTTCatgtctctcttctctcactcaccctctttctacttcctcttctctctctatcctctttctccatctctatgttctatctctctgtgtctctctctctctctctctctctctctctctctctctctctctctctctctctctctctctctctcgctcgctcagGATGTCGTTCCAGGACTTCCTGCGAGAGTACAGTAGGTTGGAGATCTGTAACCTGACAGCGGATGCTCTGGAAGCCAGTCAGATAAAGAAGTGGAGCACATCACTCTACCAgggcgagtggaggagaggtagCACGGCTGGAGGCTGCAGGAACTACCCAGGTGTGTGttcgtgcgtgcgcgcgtgttaGCTGCACAATAAGATAAAGTCACCACTGTCAAGTTTCTTGTCCGAGTCTTAATCCTTCTCCTTCGATTTACCCACAATCCTCAGCTACATTTTGGATCAACCCTCAGTTCAAGATCAACCTGAAGATCCCGGATTCGGCAGGAAAGAACGACTGCACCTTCCTGGTGGCTCTGATGCAGAAAGACCGCAGGAAACAGCGCAAAGAGGGCAAAGATATGGAGACCATCGGCTTCGCAGTGTACGAGGTGCGCGCTGTTTGAAAACCGTTCCATCAAATGAACCTGTTTAATATCACTTCAGTTTATTGTCTCTTACTATCTCACGTCCCTCTCTTTCAGGTTCCCAGTGAGGTATGATGGTGGCTGCTGAGGTTTTCTCATTTTTGACTTGAGTGTTAGCTTCTATATGAAAAGTTCCAACTATACTCTATGAAATAACTACAcaaataactgtgtgtgtgggtgaacaTCAGGTATGTAAACACATTTACAGTTGTCAAGACAAAGGTTCATAGATATGTCCTCTATTTCTGGTAGTTTGTAGGTCAGCCAGCAGTTCACCTGAAGCGAGATTATTTCATCACACACGGCTCCAGCGCTCGCTCTGAGACCTTCATCAACCTGCGTGAGGTCAGCTCACGCCTCCGCCTACCTGTTGGAGAGTACATCATTGTCCCGTCCACGTTTGAGCCACAGAAAGAAGCCAACTTTGTGCTGCGTGTCTTCTCTGAAAAACCCGCTGACTCTGTGTGAGTGATGGGGAAGAGGGAAGGAACGATAGAATTCGGATAGTGTTTAGGACCAATACATAATACAGTAGACTTTTAATGATCTTCActtctgtattttattgtattgtactaTTGTAAGAGTCAGTGCTTATTACTTCCAGCTGTAAAGTGTGCTTTTACTCAGGACAAATCAGTTAATGGTAggaatttaacaaaaataaaaaaaattcaattcatttGTTCATGTAGAGAATCTAGTAGGCTAGAGGGTTAGAAAACAAGTCCTTTCAAGTGAATCATCCAGATTATTATACAAATTTAAACCGTGAGCTGATTCACAGAGACAGCTTTTATTGTCCATGCACAGTAAAAGAATTTAAGTCAGTCATTGCCGTTTTTGTCATGTATATGCGTTTAGAGTGATTGAGCAATTACTGACCCCAACTTATTTCCTCTTGTTTTAGGGAATTGGATGACGAAGTCAAAGCTGATCTTCCCAAAGTGGTGAGTTGGGAAACATGCAGATGCCCAAATGTCAAACTTTCTTAACTCACATAAAGGATAATGTACAAACTGTATACTAATCTCTGCTTCTAAACAAAATTTCCTATTCCTAAAATACTCCAGAAGCGGTAATCTTGTGTCCTCAAATCTGTTCTCAAGAATCTTACCAggcattaaaaaaagttttttttttaaaagttaagaATTTTGTTGCTAACTAGCACTGTTTGTCTATGTAcatctttcttctttctgtcaGAATTATTTGGCTGAGAGCCAAATTGATGCTGGATTCAAGGGTCTGTTCAGACAGCTGGCAGGAGCGGTAAGAACTCagtatagatttattttatgaacctAATTCAACTATACAGAAATTATGCTCATTATATAAATGTGTACATCAATACTTTTGTTTAATATGTTATGTTAGCTACTGGAATCAATGCTAGTCCAacctggcattagcaaagaaaacaggctaacTTAGTTAAAAGTAGCCAGTTAATGTAACTAACCACAATATGCTTTCTCAGATGGAGTATATTCTTTCTAGAGAGGAAACTTGTAATTCATAGAAGTCTTTCCTTAACCCagcatacagtgggggaaataagtattgtaatgcgtcaacatttttttcagtgaatatatttccaatgtggctattcacatgaaattttcaccaattTTTCACAAGAAATCCATAACATTacagtccataaatgaagttatgtgtaataaagaagaATGTTGAGGTAGGGCCAGGAGCGCTTATCCATATTCAAATGTTCACGCATTGCTATCACACtacatttggaaaaaaaaaaaaaaaaaaagataaaaagtaTCATGAGTTCACATGCTTATTTCActatatttattgtgtgtgttctgtagGACATGGAGATCAGTGTTACAGAGCTCCAGACCATTCTGAACAGAATCATCAGCAAGCGTGAGTCTTTAAAACATGATCAGCGAATCTTTCTTTAAAACAGAATTCATTTCATACATATGTAGAACATTTAAGCTGAATATCTGATACTAATAAAGTTACTGTGTGTTGTGCATAAATGTAAACTCTCCTTCTTTCTCATAGATAAGGATCTGAAGACAGACGGCTTTACCCAGGAGGCGTGCCGCAGTATGATCAACCTCATGGACGTATCCTTACCTCAGCGCTTCTCACACGGAGCATTAAttctttcttctgtttgtttattgtcatttttttccattttctttttgtttattctgtcgttatttccatttgttttgtttttctttctttccttccttcttccttctttctgtctacatgctatataaatgtaaaattttgtttgtttgagcccatgattttttattagatgttgttgttgttggtggtggtggtgatagtagtagtgatattagtagtattagtagtagtgacagtagtattagtagtagtgatgGTTGTAATAGTAGTGACAGTAGTGTtcatagtagtgatagtagtagtgacagtagtattagtagtagtgatgGTTGTAATAGTATTGACagtattgttagtagtagtgacagtagtagtagtagtagtagtagtagtagtgatggtTGTAATAGTAGTgacagtagtattagtagtagtgatggttgttatagtagtagtagtagtgatggtTGTAATAGTAGTgacagtagtattagtagtagtgatgGTTGTAATAGTATTGACagtattgttagtagtagtgacagtagtagtagtagtagtagtagtagtagtgatggtTGTAATAGTAGTgacagtagtattagtagtagtgatggttgtaatagtagtagtagtgatggtTGTAATAGTATTgacagtagtgttagtagtagtgatagtagtgaCAGTAGTATTTGTAGTAGTAATGGTTGTAATAGTAGTGacagtagtagtgatagtagtagtgaCAGTAGTATTTGTAGTAGTAATGGTTGTAATAGTAGTGacagtagtagtgatagtagtagtgacagtagtattagtagtagtagtagtgacagtagtattagtaatagtagtgatagtggtagtagtggtagtagtagtggcagtagtagtagtaggcgGCAGCAGCTGCtgctcagtggttaaaacgTTGACCTACTGCTCATAAGATCATAAGATATCCCTgtaccgccaagctgccactgctgggcccctgagcaaggcccttaaccctcaactgctcagttgtataaatgagataaaatgtaaGTCTCtatggataagggcgtctgccaaatgccataaatgaaaTGTAGCTGTAGTAGTAGCATATGCTTATTTGAGTCTGTCCATTTATTGTCCATCCTCTCTTGAATGCCTCTCAGTCTGGATTCTGTTTCTTCACCATCTGTCTGCACGGCATGTCCGTGTCTCCCTTCCCACATGTTATTCTCTGTAACAGACATGTTCAGGTAGATGGCAGTGGTAAGCTGGGTCTCACAGAGTTCCACGTGCTGTGGGAGAAAATCAAACAGTATCTGGTGAGTCTGCTTAAATTCATCACCTACTTAAATATTTCTACAAAAGAGACAATTAATATGCAATATGTTAGAACATGTAACATGCATGTTGCTAGTTAGCGCATTTGATCAATATAACATCTTCCAGAAATCTATTGATGCaaataacagtaaataaatgttatttggGCTACATGACAAACACTTTACTTCTTGTCCAGGCATTTGACTTGTGATTGGAATACAGGGGTTATTGAATTATACATTTAAGAATTGGTTTATCTCTTCTCCTTGCTCAGGAAGTGTTCAGGAAGTTTGATGTGGACAAGTCTGGCACAATGAGCTCATATGAACTGCGTATGGCCCTCGAATCAGCAGGTGAGTCCATTCATTTATCAGGACATCTACCTGTACAGCAGTCCATCCAGGGCTGAGGCTAGGAATTGTGCCTCTCTAGAGAAAAGCACATGTTCCAGGACCTTGAATCAATGCAACATATAATACTTACTGTTTATTCGTACCTCTCTGTGGTCAGTTTCCTCTAGTGTGCATGTGTATCCaggtttacattttaaatattgtttccCTTTTTTCCCACCAGGCATCAAGCTGAACAACCATATATTCCAGCTGATTATTCTGCGCTACGCAGAGCAGGACCTGACCGTTGACTTTGACAACTTCGTCTGCTGTCTAGTGCGTCTGGAGACCATGTTCAGTGAGTGACCAGTGCACACAATTGACACGCGATTCGATTTGATCCTTAAAACTCTGTATTCAGTGTGATTAGACTCTAGGATTGCAAAACCTAACATCACTGTAACTTTCTTATTCCGCTGTTTTGTTTCTGCAGAGACATTTTACACTTTAGACACCGACACTGATGGAATCATCTCCCTAGACTTCAACCAGGTTTGATCCTCAACTTTCTCCTAATCAGGAGATTAATACATTTCTCCTGACTGTAGTGTattatgtaatgaataaaacataatggaTTTCCTAtcacagcacatcctgaagtggtTAATTTCTCTTATACCGCCACAATTTGTcaacattaattaaagaaaaacatcataATTTGTCTTTTACTACTtttatgaaaatctgatgttgttttaagtcatatttatgcagaagtATAGAaaattcaagcaccactgtatatgacTAATCAGTtttcccttttctctttttagTGGCTATCACTGACTATGTTTGTGTAAACAGACGGACATCTGGATGCCTGGATGCTTGCACTGTGACCCACATCTCCCTCCGTCTGGTCCAGAAGTGCCTTCttcatattgtttattattattgctcaaGGTGATGGTATTCAATCAGTATTTtactcctgtctctctctttttaaaggTGTACTGGTTTAAGGAGTGTTTAAAGGGTTTACGCTGTACTGAGTCATATAAAAAGCCACTTCCTGTTCTTTGTGACCTTTACCCATATGCCAAAAACAGTAAGCCACAGTCTGAGAAGAACACAGTATATGTAAAGTCATCAATCTCGGCCTGTAAAAATGCCTGACAGTGTAGTGTTTACATCCTCTCTGACCAGCCATGTGTCGGCAATCATACTTTTCGTAACAGATAGGACTCTGAACCTTTCTATGTTGTCAAATATGGCTGTTTTTACTTCCTCTGCCAAATGGATCACTTCTTCTCAATCCTAATCTATCAATCAATTCCAGTTCAGACTGCATCACGATGTATATGAGGAATCTTCAAGGATTTTACTGATGCTTGACTTTAAGGTCTCTGTAATTGACATTATTTAACATGAACAAACCAGGAACCTCAGCATTATTACACCATAAATAACTTCTGTTAACTAATAATCACACTATCACTGAGTAAAATGAATTCCACAGTGACCAACATAAACAGCACCTTAATGAACAAGTTTTCAGAACTGTGGCTGAAAAGCAAGGTCCGATATTTACACCTGGAGACCAGCTTTCAGGACATTTTCAACATTACATTTAGCTAATTTATCcggatttgtttttaattgggGTCTGAATAAACATTACTCAATGCAAGTGTACTCAgttaagttattttttttaacattacttATGGTTTATTATTACTGATGTTAATGGTTGGTTCATGTTAACTAATGCAGTAAGTAAAGTAACTTAAGGGAGCGTTAATATCAAGTGATTGTTTtttattgtctgtgtgtgtatgtgcatgctgTTGAAAACAGTCTGAATATATAACATttgatttatataaataaaataatagatgTCTGTAGTTTTAGGCTATGTAACGCAAAACCTGCATGAACCGTGATTCTTGGGAATCTGGACTATCTGGGAACTTGGGTGCCAttaagtttttgtttgtttgtttgtttgtttgttgttttgtttttggccaggaatgtgtaaagaaaaaaaaaaaaaaagaaagaaagaaagaaaaaaagaaagaaaaaaagacaaatcaaTAATCAATCCCATACCTGAAAACTGCTGAATAAAAATGCACTTGCCGGAGAAGCAAATACATTGCAATAGGCTAAAAGTGTATGTTACTGCAGTGTGTATGGTATGATTTCTGCAGGGAACAACAAACTAAGTACTTTTGATAAGAATGGCAGTTATTCCAGACAGTTCCAGCTGTCACTGATCGAATGTTCATGCAACACGCGTGTCTGTGAAAAGGTGAAATGACTGCATGCTTAAATGTGGATGCAGACATaaacatgaagaaaataaatggatgaattCATATTTCATTGCCAAAATTCACGATCTTATAAAAGCCATGCAGATATGCTGTTAATTCTGTTTTGTTATAGCTGGTGCCTGTATTGTGTTGTCTGTGCTCTTGTCAAAAGGCAAAACCTGAATTTTATGTATTCAGAAATGtcttttttcaataaatacatttttaaaatacagttgTTGTGTGTTGGTTTATGATTAGCATGGAAATACAAGAGatatggagagatggatggatggatgggttggatggatggttggatttGATGAATGATTGGATTGGTTGTTTAAGGAAAACCATCCTCTGGTCCAACGACGGTATCCAACGGCATGGCAGAAGGCTTCTTACGTGTTACTGTCTTTCCTTTATGTGATCTATCAACATCTGAATTAACAAAATTACTAGAAACAATCATTTGAGGGTAGATCATAATAAATTCAAATGTAACAATTTATTAACCAGGTAATTCCAATAATAATTCTTAGTCTAATTCAAAAGATAATAAGCAGTGATcaataac
Protein-coding regions in this window:
- the capn1 gene encoding calpain-1 catalytic subunit produces the protein MEPIYATGVAAKLRSQWDRNEGLGQNYNAVKFLGQDYEMLRAQCLQSRTLFEDSYFPATASSLGFNELGPRSSKTSGVRWMRPPEICSRPQFITQGATRTDICQGALGDCWLLAAIASLTLNDNLLHRVVPHGQSFSEGYAGIFHFQFWQFGEWVDVVIDDRLPFKDGKLLFVHSAEGGEFWSALVEKAYAKLNGCYEALSGGSTSEGFEDFTGGVTEMYELSKPPADLYTIIKRAVERGSLLGCSIDISNTRDMEAVTFKKLVKGHAYSVTGVEEVNFRGTPTKLVRIRNPWGEVEWTGAWSDNAREWDSVDPSTRSKLNNRSEDGEFWMSFQDFLREYSRLEICNLTADALEASQIKKWSTSLYQGEWRRGSTAGGCRNYPATFWINPQFKINLKIPDSAGKNDCTFLVALMQKDRRKQRKEGKDMETIGFAVYEVPSEFVGQPAVHLKRDYFITHGSSARSETFINLREVSSRLRLPVGEYIIVPSTFEPQKEANFVLRVFSEKPADSVELDDEVKADLPKVNYLAESQIDAGFKGLFRQLAGADMEISVTELQTILNRIISKHKDLKTDGFTQEACRSMINLMDVDGSGKLGLTEFHVLWEKIKQYLEVFRKFDVDKSGTMSSYELRMALESAGIKLNNHIFQLIILRYAEQDLTVDFDNFVCCLVRLETMFKTFYTLDTDTDGIISLDFNQWLSLTMFV